In Geotalea uraniireducens, the genomic window GCTGCCGTTCCGGAACGGGACAACCTCCTTACGGCGGTCAATGCGCTGCTGGCGACCTGGCAGGCACCGCCGCTCGCTTCGCCGGGCAAAGGTCGGCTCGACCCACAGGGGCTCGTTCAGCAGCGGGGGTTGGCGGTTAGCGAGTTCACCGGCACTCTCGACAGCTTGGCCCGGCTCGACGCGCCGGCACTCCTCCAGATTCCCCTTCCCGCCGGCAACCGCCGTTTCGTTGCCCTGACCGGGCTGGTCGATGGCCGGGCTACAGTGACCCCGGCGATTGCCGGCCGCACCACTCTGACCGCCAAGGAGCTGCAGTTACTCTGGAACGGCCGTGCTCTGCTGCTCTGGAAAAACTTCCTCACCATCCCCACCCGGCTGAAGCAGGGAAGCCGGGACAAGGGAGTCAAACCGCTGCAGGAGCTGTTGCGGGGTGCCGGGGCCTACCAAGGGCGAACCAGCGGGGTGTATGACAAAACCACCCAGGAGGCGATCCGAAGATTCCAGCAGACGGAAGGGCTTGCTCCCGACGGGCGGGCCGGTGAACGGACCCTGTTGCTCCTCTATCGGCGGGGAGGTGGCTTCTTCCCCCCCGGATTGGCCCACAGCGCCGGCAGTAACGGGAAGAACGGGCAGCTGACGCCGGCAACGATCACCACCAAGGAGCAACAGGGATGAGCCTGATTCTCGACGCATTGCGCAAAATGGAGCAGGAACGGAAAGCCCGCCAGGGAGGGACTCTCGATATCCGCCCCGAAGTGCTCGGCCACCGGCGGAGTGCCGCACCGGCGAAACGGCGGGCACTCCCCCTGCTCGGCGGCGGCCTGCTGCTGGCTGTCGGCCTCGGCCTTTTCCTCTGGAAGGGCGGGAAGCAGCCGACCCCACCGGCTGACCTCGTCGCCCGCAATGACAATCAGTCGGCCACCCGCCCGGCCATCACCGTCCCACAGCCGGTAGCGGCTCCAGTCGCTCCCGTCATGCCGGCCCCCCAACCACCGGCGGCAATGCCTGCCCCGGCGCCGACAGCGGAACCCGCACCGGCGGTGGCCGCCGCCCCTCTCCCGCCGCCTCGTCCCGCGCCCCAGCCGGTACAGCGCCATGCCAATGACAACGCCCCGGCCGTTGCCGGAGGGGACGGCATCTCGGTCTCCGGCATCGCCTGGCAGGACGAGCGGAGCCTCCGCCGGGCGGTCGTCAACGGGGCACTGCTCGGTGAAGGCGCCGAGGTCGCCGGCGCCCGGATCGTCGAAATCGGCGAGCGACGGGTCAAATTCTCCCGCGGCGGCCAAACATTCAGCGTCACCCTGTCCTCCCCCTTCCCGGCACGATGACAACCGTCTCCTCACCACTTCGCCCAAGCGGCGCGGTGGTGGGGTGACCTTCCCGCCAGCGTCCCTCCATCCAACCAAACAGCTGCAGCACGGCATGTCCCGTCTCACCACTCGATAAAAAAAATATCCTCATGAACGAAAAAGGTTACTACATATAGTAACCTTTCGTGTTTACAAGCAGTTACCCCCCAAAAGACGCTTTCATGTTGTAGGTTTGTGTGCTATGAAAAAATAAGGATGTCGGTAAAACATACCGGCGCCTGAGACGGAGCGCGCATGGCATTACTCATTTCATCACCGGTCGTTGCCAATACCGCCAGCAGTGCGGCAAAGCGGGTCGAGGAGCTCATCGGCAAGGTCAACAGTCAGGCCGCCCAGGTGAGCATCTCCCGGATGCTCAGTCCCGCTGGCTGGAGCAAACCGGGCCACGTCCCCGAATTCGACGAATATTCCGTGGTCCTGCGCGGGACGCTGCGCGTCCGGCTCCTTGACGAGGAGGTTGATGTTACCGTCGGCCAGGCAATCATCGTCCAAGCCGGTGAATGGGTCCAGTACAGCACCC contains:
- a CDS encoding cupin domain-containing protein — encoded protein: MALLISSPVVANTASSAAKRVEELIGKVNSQAAQVSISRMLSPAGWSKPGHVPEFDEYSVVLRGTLRVRLLDEEVDVTVGQAIIVQAGEWVQYSTPLPGGADYLAVCLPPFTADTVLQPYNNRPDPAHY